The Coffea arabica cultivar ET-39 chromosome 3c, Coffea Arabica ET-39 HiFi, whole genome shotgun sequence genome contains a region encoding:
- the LOC113735804 gene encoding gibberellin 20 oxidase 1-D → MPSAKNQLSSSPTTNETKGEQKSLVFDAPFLQNQSNIPHEFIWPDEEKPCPEPPPMLHVPCIDLNGFLSGDPVAVSTTTKLVKQACLEHGFFLVVNHGVDLQLLKAAHKCLDFFFDRPLQEKQRVQRMFGDHCGYASSFTNRFSSKLPWKETLSFRYCTDGQQALNIVESYFLSAMGEDFGESGKVFQKYSEAMSSLSLDIMELLGTSLGVKAKHFREFFAGNDSIMRLNYYPPCQKPDLTLGTGPHTDPTSLTILHQDHVGGLEVYVNGKWHSVPPDPEAFVVNIGDTFMALSNGIYKSCLHRAIVNSQTPRKSIAFFLCPKMDKVVSPPEELVFSDNPRMFPDFTWYELLEFTQKHYRADMKTLDAFAKWLIHQRDAQKKAT, encoded by the exons ATGCCTAGTGCTAAAAATCAGTTGTCATCATCTCCAACAACAAATGAAACCAAAGGtgaacaaaagtcacttgtcttTGATGCACCTTTTCTCCAAAACCAATCTAACATTCCCCATGAGTTCATATGGCCTGATGAGGAAAAGCCTTGTCCTGAACCTCCCCCAATgcttcatgtgccatgtatagATTTGAATGGCTTCCTCTCTGGGGATCCTGTCGCTGTCTCCACCACAACTAAGCTAGTAAAGCAGGCATGTCTTGAACATGGTTTCTTTCTTGTGGTTAATCATGGGGTGGACTTGCAACTCCTAAAAGCAGCCCACAAGTGCTTGGATTTCTTCTTTGATAGGCCGCTGCAAGAAAAGCAAAGAGTTCAAAGAATGTTTGGGGATCATTGTGGTTATGCTAGCAGCTTCACTAATAGGTTCTCCTCTAAACTTCCATGGAAAGAAACGCTCTCGTTTCGATATTGTACTGATGGTCAACAGGCCCTAAACATTGTTGAAAGCTACTTCTTGAGTGCAATGGGTGAAGATTTTGGAGAATCTGG GAAGGTGTTCCAGAAGTACAGCGAAGCCATGAGCAGTCTATCTCTTGACATTATGGAGCTTTTGGGAACCAGTCTTGGAGTAAAAGCGAAACATTTTAGAGAATTCTTTGCAGGAAATGATTCAATAATGAGATTGAACTACTATCCTCCATGCCAAAAACCTGATCTAACTCTTGGAACGGGTCCTCATACGGACCCTACATCCTTAACAATTCTTCATCAGGATCATGTTGGAGGCCTTGAAGTGTATGTCAATGGAAAATGGCACTCCGTTCCTCCTGACCCTGAAGCTTTTGTCGTCAATATTGGTGACACATTCATG GCTCTTTCAAATGGAATCTACAAAAGTTGCTTGCATAGGGCTATTGTGAACTCTCAAACTCCAAGAAAATCTATTGCATTTTTCCTGTGTCCCAAAATGGATAAAGTTGTAAGCCCCCCAGAAGAATTGGTATTTTCTGATAATCCAAGGATGTTTCCAGATTTTACCTGGTATGAGCTGCTTGAATTCACTCAGAAACATTACAGAGCTGATATGAAAACCCTGGACGCTTTTGCGAAATGGCTCATACACCAAAGGGATGCTCAAAAAAAGGCTACTTAA
- the LOC113735803 gene encoding uncharacterized protein yields the protein MIGSYGLSCCKCFAALNFSVLVNGDSYGLIKSTRGLRQGNPISPALFVIGAKVLSRSLNTLVTQGQFIAFKVPSRCQASTHFAYADDVIIISSRGRSSLARIKRAAAIDQILGFQKRVFPVRYLGCPFGSSYSILEESTFIRGRPSGVDPKYFSLNADTFSCSCVPFSRGTGGLGEVVCRYLVGVIRLWFQVPLWKFRQHQSIWADFMPRKHCASLHPCLDEESQWCSLTWKRMAAVQQVGEDNIGWVVRQGSIDFWHDNWLGPGALCGKVEYLDARLVGRVLQVAPPSFRGPDHMVWMLMTSGTFSTSSAYSLVCQVDNHSQIYASVWQHGLPIKISFFMLRLLQGRIPTMDKLVRLASVACPDVGVVGSRRRRG from the exons ATGATAGGGTCTTATGGCCTTTCCTGTTGCAAGTGCTTCGCTGCTTTGAATTTTTCAGTTCTTGTAAATGGGGATTCATATGGTTTAATTAAGTCGACTCGGGGTCTTAGGCAGGGGAATCCCATTTCGCCGGCCCTCTTTGTTATTGGAGCTAAGGTGTTGTCTCGATCCCTAAATACGCTGGTTACACAGGGACAGTTCATCGCGTTCAAAGTCCCTTCCAGGTGCCAAGCTAGCACGCATTTTGCGTATGCCGATGATGTGATCATCATCTCCAGCAGAGGGAGATCCTCTCTAGCCCGGATCAAGCGG GCTGCAGCGATTGATCAGATCCTTGGTTTCCAAAAACGAGTTTTCCCGGTTCGTTATCTTGGATGCCCGTT TGGTAGCTCGTATTCTATCTTGGAAGAATCAACTTTTATTCGTGGAAGACCAAGTGGCGTTGATCCAAAGTATTTTAGCCTCAATGCTGATACATTTAGTTGCAGCTGTGTCCCCTTCTCAAGGGGTACTGGTGGCCTTGGAGAGGTTGTTTGTCGATATCTTGTGGGGGTCATCAGACTTTGGTTTCAAGTTCCACTG TGGAAGTTCCGACAACATCAATCGATTTGGGCGGATTTCATGCCCAGGAAGCATTGTGCGAGTCTGCACCCGTGTTTGGATGAGGAGAGTCAATGGTGCTCTCTTACGTGGAAGAGGATGGCTGCAGTTCAGCAGGTAGGGGAGGACAATATCGGTTGGGTAGTACGTCAGGGATCGATAGATTTTTGGCACGACAACTGGTTGGGGCCTGGAGCACTATGTGGCAAGGTGGAG TACTTGGATGCCAGGCTGGTTGGGCGAGTTCTACAGGTTGCTCCCCCATCTTTCCGAGGACCAGATCATATGGTTTGGATGCTTATGACATCTGGCACTTTTTCCACGTCCTCGGCCTATTCCCTCGTCTGTCAAGTTGATAACCATTCTCAAATTTATGCCTCTGTCTGGCAGCACGGTCTTCCTATTAAGATTTCTTTCTTCATGTTGAGGCTGCTACAAGGCAGGATACCTACCATGGATAAATTGGTGAGGTTGGCCTCTGTGGCCTGTCCCGATGTTGGTGTTGTCGGGAGCCGCAGGAGGAGAGGCTAG